The Oxalobacteraceae bacterium OTU3CINTB1 genome includes a window with the following:
- a CDS encoding BlaI/MecI/CopY family transcriptional regulator, with the protein MTTVAPPKPTASELEMLRLLFALGPATAKQVHAAALETRPDMNYATVLRLLQVMHTKGLLTRDESQRAHIYAPAQEQDSIQTNLLKDLIQKAFSGSGKALVLAALRGGHVSKKERAEIQALLDQEK; encoded by the coding sequence ATGACCACCGTAGCCCCACCTAAACCGACCGCCTCCGAGCTGGAGATGTTGCGCCTGCTGTTTGCGCTCGGCCCGGCCACCGCCAAGCAGGTACACGCCGCCGCGCTCGAAACGCGGCCGGACATGAACTACGCCACCGTGCTACGCCTGCTGCAAGTGATGCACACCAAAGGCCTGCTGACGCGCGACGAAAGTCAGCGCGCCCACATCTACGCGCCCGCGCAGGAGCAGGACTCGATCCAGACCAACCTGCTCAAAGACCTGATCCAGAAAGCCTTCTCCGGCTCCGGCAAGGCGCTGGTGCTTGCCGCCCTGCGCGGCGGCCACGTCAGCAAGAAGGAGCGCGCGGAAATTCAGGCGTTGCTGGATCAGGAAAAGTAG
- a CDS encoding leucine-rich repeat-containing serine/threonine-protein kinase: MHTLEQLRAGALSGVQRLQMRGGLTEFPREIFDLADSLEILDLSGNALSSLPDDLPRLHKLRIIFCSDNQFSELPAVLGACPALTMVGFKANRIRTVAPTSLPAQLRWLVLTDNLIAELPEELGQRPALQKLMLAGNRLRALPASMARLHRLELLRIAANQLTEFPAWLPALPRLTWLAYAGNPFCEQREVAMTGTPSAAIGWEQLTLKQKLGEGASGVIHRADYRHDGATEDVAVKLFKGAMTSDGSPLCEMAACIGAGAHPNLIPVLGHLERHPDGAHGLVMSLIDPEFINLAGPPSLESCTRDIYDGGKRFDLASTLEIAHGIASAAARLHERGIMHGDLYGHNIMHCGRGRTLLGDFGAASFYDPASPEALPLQRLEVRAFGFLLEELAERCDATAAAQPSLARLHQLRDACLDAESTARPLFADIEAQLRTLKED, from the coding sequence ATGCATACCCTAGAGCAGTTGCGCGCTGGCGCCCTGAGCGGCGTCCAGCGCCTGCAAATGCGCGGCGGCCTCACCGAATTCCCGCGCGAAATCTTCGATCTGGCCGACTCGCTGGAAATCCTCGACCTGTCCGGCAACGCGCTCTCGTCGCTGCCGGACGATCTGCCCCGCCTGCACAAGCTGCGCATCATCTTCTGTTCCGACAACCAGTTCAGCGAACTGCCGGCGGTGCTGGGTGCTTGCCCGGCCCTGACGATGGTCGGCTTCAAGGCCAACCGGATACGCACGGTCGCGCCGACGTCGCTGCCAGCGCAATTGCGCTGGCTGGTGCTGACGGATAATTTGATCGCGGAACTGCCGGAGGAACTGGGGCAACGTCCGGCGCTGCAAAAGTTGATGCTTGCCGGGAACCGTCTGCGTGCCCTGCCCGCCAGCATGGCGCGACTGCACCGGCTCGAACTGCTGCGCATCGCCGCCAACCAGCTGACCGAGTTTCCCGCATGGCTGCCCGCCCTGCCCCGCTTGACTTGGCTCGCTTACGCAGGCAATCCGTTCTGCGAACAGCGCGAGGTCGCGATGACCGGCACGCCGTCCGCCGCCATCGGCTGGGAACAGCTGACGTTAAAACAAAAGCTGGGCGAAGGCGCATCGGGCGTGATCCACCGCGCGGACTACCGGCACGACGGCGCGACGGAAGACGTCGCCGTCAAACTGTTCAAAGGCGCCATGACCAGCGACGGCTCGCCGCTGTGCGAGATGGCGGCGTGCATCGGCGCCGGCGCGCATCCGAACCTTATCCCGGTGCTGGGCCACCTGGAGCGTCATCCGGACGGTGCGCATGGTCTCGTCATGTCGCTGATCGATCCGGAATTCATCAACCTGGCCGGCCCACCAAGCCTGGAGAGCTGCACGCGTGACATTTACGATGGCGGCAAGCGCTTCGACCTCGCGTCCACGCTGGAAATCGCCCACGGCATCGCCTCCGCCGCAGCACGACTGCATGAGCGCGGCATTATGCACGGCGACCTGTACGGGCACAACATCATGCATTGCGGGCGCGGTCGAACCCTGCTGGGCGATTTCGGCGCAGCCTCGTTCTACGATCCCGCGTCGCCTGAAGCACTGCCGCTGCAACGACTCGAAGTGCGGGCCTTCGGCTTCCTGCTGGAAGAGCTCGCCGAGCGTTGCGACGCCACGGCGGCGGCACAGCCCTCGCTCGCTCGCCTTCATCAACTTCGCGACGCCTGTCTGGATGCGGAAAGCACCGCGCGCCCACTGTTCGCCGACATCGAAGCGCAACTACGCACGCTCAAAGAAGACTAG
- a CDS encoding MBL fold metallo-hydrolase, with protein MRTFNIQQTLMSAALAATVGGAAAAAPLKLDVFNPGEAAIFPVASVLVTGTKDAVLIDAQFSRGEAIKLVEKIRASGKRLTTVYVSHSDPDFYFGLDVIHAAFPDAKIVATPQTIAGIEKKKDAKVAYWSPILKDNAPKSIIVPQPLQGDTIKLEGETLKIEGLNGATPDRSYVWIPSIKAIAGGVVVFNGLHVWTADTQSAESRNNWLATLDHIASLKPAIVVPGHFKVGAPLTPDSVAFTRDYLVRFEAETAKAANSAALIARMKELYPDAGLNAALETGSKVAKGEMKW; from the coding sequence ATGCGCACCTTCAATATCCAGCAAACTTTGATGTCCGCAGCCCTGGCGGCAACCGTCGGTGGCGCGGCCGCCGCCGCGCCGCTGAAGCTCGACGTATTCAATCCTGGCGAAGCCGCCATTTTCCCCGTCGCCTCGGTGCTGGTGACCGGCACCAAGGACGCGGTGCTGATCGACGCCCAGTTCTCGCGCGGCGAAGCGATCAAGCTGGTCGAGAAAATCCGTGCCAGCGGCAAGCGCCTGACCACCGTCTATGTCAGCCATAGCGACCCGGACTTCTACTTCGGCCTGGATGTGATCCACGCCGCCTTCCCGGACGCCAAGATCGTCGCCACGCCGCAAACCATCGCCGGGATCGAAAAGAAAAAGGACGCCAAAGTCGCCTACTGGTCGCCTATTTTGAAAGACAACGCGCCCAAGAGCATCATCGTGCCGCAGCCGCTGCAAGGCGACACCATCAAGCTGGAAGGCGAAACGCTGAAGATCGAAGGCCTGAACGGCGCGACGCCGGACCGCAGCTATGTCTGGATCCCGTCGATCAAGGCGATCGCTGGCGGCGTGGTCGTCTTCAACGGCCTGCACGTGTGGACGGCCGATACCCAAAGCGCGGAGTCGCGCAACAACTGGCTGGCAACGCTGGATCACATCGCCTCGCTGAAGCCGGCGATCGTCGTGCCGGGCCATTTCAAAGTGGGCGCCCCACTGACGCCGGACAGCGTCGCCTTCACCCGCGATTACCTGGTCCGTTTCGAAGCCGAAACCGCCAAGGCAGCCAACTCGGCCGCGCTAATCGCCCGCATGAAGGAACTGTACCCGGACGCTGGCTTGAACGCTGCGCTCGAGACCGGCTCCAAAGTGGCCAAGGGAGAAATGAAGTGGTAA
- a CDS encoding LysR family transcriptional regulator, producing MDRITAARVFVAITERGSMIAAADALDMSRAMVTRYLAEMEEWAGARLLHRSTRRLSLTDAGDVTLARCRKLLELAGAMEVAAEDDDSPKGLLRIACSPSLAHAELSRAVTAFLKRYPRTSVDLQGGNRAVNLVEQRIDLALRITNALEPNLIARQLGHCDSVVCAAPSYLAERGAPQRVEDLVAHNCLAYTYFGQSLWQFTRKDGEEVTVPVSGNLSANDDHILLKAAVEGAGIALQPLYSAGPLIAEGKLVALLPDYKTQQMGIYGIYTSRQHMSPALRAMLNFLLNWFSHTSLAGT from the coding sequence ATGGATCGCATCACCGCCGCCAGGGTGTTCGTCGCCATCACCGAACGAGGCAGCATGATCGCCGCCGCCGACGCGCTGGACATGTCGCGCGCGATGGTCACGCGCTATCTGGCCGAGATGGAGGAGTGGGCCGGCGCCCGCTTACTGCACCGGAGCACGCGTCGCCTGAGCCTGACCGACGCCGGCGACGTCACCCTGGCACGCTGCCGCAAGCTGCTGGAGCTGGCCGGCGCGATGGAAGTGGCGGCCGAGGACGACGACTCGCCGAAGGGGCTGCTGCGCATCGCCTGCTCGCCATCGCTGGCGCATGCCGAGTTGTCCAGGGCGGTGACCGCATTCCTCAAGCGCTATCCGCGTACCTCGGTCGATCTGCAGGGTGGCAATCGGGCGGTGAATCTGGTCGAGCAGCGCATCGATCTGGCGTTGCGCATCACCAACGCGTTGGAGCCGAACCTGATCGCGCGGCAATTGGGACATTGCGATTCGGTGGTGTGTGCGGCCCCGTCGTATCTGGCAGAGCGCGGTGCGCCGCAGCGGGTCGAGGATCTGGTTGCCCACAACTGCCTGGCGTATACGTATTTCGGGCAGAGTCTGTGGCAGTTCACGCGCAAGGACGGTGAAGAGGTAACGGTGCCGGTTAGCGGCAATTTGTCCGCCAATGACGACCATATATTGCTCAAAGCGGCGGTGGAGGGTGCGGGCATCGCTTTGCAACCGCTGTACAGCGCTGGTCCACTGATCGCTGAAGGCAAGTTGGTCGCGTTGCTGCCGGACTACAAAACGCAGCAAATGGGCATCTACGGGATTTACACGTCGCGCCAGCATATGTCGCCGGCCTTGCGGGCGATGCTGAATTTCTTGCTCAATTGGTTCTCCCACACAAGCCTTGCAGGCACGTAA
- a CDS encoding 2-oxoglutarate dehydrogenase E1 component, translating to MQQYTSNSYLFGGNAPYVEELYEAYLNNPGSVPDNWRSYFDAMQHVPAVDGTNKPDVAHASVIASFAERAKSGPIRTVVASADAEMGRKRVAATQLIAAYRYLGSRWANLDPLQRQERPAINELEPSFYGFTDADMDTVFNISNTYFGPETATLRDLLNYLRDTYTRSIGAEYMYISDPTEKRWLQERLESIRSTPNFTAEKKKHILERLTAAEGLERYLHTKYVGQKRFSLEGGETFIASIDEIIQRAGEKGVQEIVIGMAHRGRLNVLVNTLGKAPKELFEEFEGKHGDDLPAGDVKYHQGFSSDISTQGGPVHLSLAFNPSHLEIVNPVVEGSVKARMDRRGDHLGKQVLPILVHGDAAFAGQGVVMETLNLAQTRGYGTGGTVHIVINNQIGFTTSDPRDARSTIYCSDVVKMIEAPVLHVNADDPEAVVLASQIAMDYRLEFQKDIVVDIICYRKLGHNEQDTPALTQPLMYKKIGTHPGTRKLYADKLVAQTVIPADGGEQMQAAYRDAMDAGKHTVDPVISNFKNKYAVDWLPFLNRKWTDSADTAVPMTELKRLATRITTVPDGFKVHSLVEKVLGDRATMGRGELNLDWGMGEHLAYASLVASGYAVRLTGQDAGRGTFVHRHAVLHDQNRERWDAGTYVPLQNIAEGQAPFTVIDSVLSEEAVLGFEYGYSTAEPNTLTIWEAQFGDFVNGAQVVIDQFISSGEVKWGRASGLVMMLPHGYEGQGPEHSSARPERFLQLCADNNMQVVQPTTAAQIFHVLRRQMVRQFRKPLVILTPKSLLRNKEAGSSLNELAKGAFQTVIGEVDEKIDAKKVKRVVACSGKVYYDLVNARKTRGQTDTAIIRVEQLYPFPHKSFAAELKKFPNLTEVVWAQDEPQNQGPWFQIQHNIFESMDAGQRLAYAGRPASASPAVGYYDKHYAQQKDLLETAFSKLKGFILTK from the coding sequence ATGCAACAATACACGTCCAACTCCTACCTGTTTGGTGGGAACGCTCCGTACGTCGAAGAACTGTACGAGGCGTATCTCAACAACCCAGGTTCCGTGCCAGATAACTGGCGCTCTTACTTCGATGCCATGCAGCACGTGCCGGCCGTCGATGGCACCAACAAGCCAGACGTCGCTCACGCCTCCGTCATCGCCTCCTTCGCGGAACGCGCTAAATCCGGTCCTATCCGTACCGTCGTGGCCTCGGCCGACGCCGAAATGGGCCGTAAACGTGTTGCAGCTACGCAACTGATCGCCGCTTACCGCTACCTGGGTTCCCGCTGGGCCAATCTGGACCCGCTGCAACGCCAGGAACGTCCTGCCATCAACGAGCTGGAGCCGAGCTTCTACGGCTTCACCGATGCGGACATGGATACCGTCTTCAACATCAGCAACACCTATTTCGGCCCTGAGACCGCGACCCTGCGCGACTTGCTGAACTACCTGCGCGACACCTACACCCGTTCGATCGGCGCAGAGTACATGTACATCTCCGACCCAACCGAAAAGCGCTGGCTGCAAGAGCGCCTGGAGTCGATCCGTTCGACCCCGAATTTCACGGCGGAAAAGAAAAAGCACATTCTGGAGCGTCTGACCGCGGCCGAAGGCCTGGAACGCTACCTGCACACCAAGTACGTCGGCCAAAAGCGTTTCTCGCTCGAAGGCGGCGAGACCTTCATCGCGTCGATCGATGAGATCATCCAGCGCGCCGGCGAAAAAGGCGTGCAAGAGATCGTTATCGGCATGGCCCACCGTGGCCGTCTGAACGTGCTGGTCAACACCCTCGGCAAAGCGCCTAAGGAACTGTTCGAAGAATTCGAAGGCAAGCACGGCGACGACCTGCCGGCCGGCGACGTCAAATACCACCAGGGTTTCTCGTCCGACATCTCGACCCAGGGCGGTCCGGTTCACCTGTCGCTGGCGTTCAACCCGTCGCACCTGGAAATCGTCAACCCGGTCGTCGAAGGTTCGGTCAAAGCCCGTATGGATCGCCGCGGCGACCACTTGGGCAAGCAAGTGCTGCCAATCCTGGTGCACGGCGACGCCGCATTCGCAGGCCAGGGCGTTGTCATGGAAACGCTGAATCTGGCGCAGACCCGCGGCTACGGCACGGGCGGCACGGTGCACATCGTCATCAACAACCAGATCGGTTTCACCACCTCCGACCCGCGCGATGCACGTTCGACCATCTACTGCTCGGACGTCGTCAAGATGATCGAAGCGCCGGTGCTACACGTGAACGCCGACGATCCTGAAGCCGTGGTCCTGGCTTCGCAGATCGCGATGGACTACCGTCTCGAGTTCCAAAAAGACATCGTTGTCGACATCATTTGCTACCGCAAACTGGGCCACAACGAGCAAGACACGCCGGCGCTGACCCAGCCGCTGATGTACAAGAAAATCGGCACCCACCCAGGCACCCGCAAGCTGTACGCGGACAAGCTGGTTGCCCAGACCGTGATTCCAGCCGACGGCGGCGAACAGATGCAAGCCGCCTACCGCGACGCGATGGACGCCGGCAAGCACACTGTCGATCCTGTCATCTCGAACTTCAAGAACAAGTACGCCGTCGATTGGCTGCCGTTCCTGAACCGCAAGTGGACCGACTCGGCCGACACCGCCGTGCCGATGACCGAACTGAAACGCCTGGCCACCCGCATCACCACGGTGCCGGACGGCTTCAAAGTGCACTCGCTGGTCGAGAAAGTACTGGGCGACCGCGCCACCATGGGTCGCGGCGAACTGAACCTGGACTGGGGCATGGGCGAACACCTGGCCTACGCGTCGCTGGTCGCTTCGGGCTACGCAGTGCGCCTGACCGGTCAGGATGCCGGCCGCGGCACCTTCGTGCACCGTCACGCCGTGCTGCACGACCAGAACCGCGAGCGTTGGGATGCGGGCACCTACGTGCCGCTGCAGAACATCGCCGAAGGCCAGGCCCCGTTCACCGTCATCGACTCCGTGCTGTCGGAAGAAGCAGTGCTGGGCTTCGAATACGGTTACTCGACCGCCGAGCCAAACACCTTGACGATCTGGGAAGCCCAGTTCGGCGACTTCGTCAACGGCGCGCAAGTCGTCATCGACCAGTTCATCAGCTCCGGCGAAGTGAAGTGGGGCCGCGCTTCGGGCCTGGTCATGATGCTGCCGCACGGTTACGAAGGCCAGGGTCCTGAGCACTCGTCCGCGCGTCCTGAGCGTTTCCTGCAGCTGTGCGCAGACAACAACATGCAAGTCGTGCAGCCGACCACCGCCGCACAGATCTTCCACGTGCTGCGTCGCCAGATGGTGCGCCAGTTCCGCAAGCCGCTGGTCATCCTGACCCCGAAATCGCTGCTGCGTAACAAGGAAGCCGGCTCCTCGCTGAACGAACTGGCCAAGGGCGCCTTCCAGACCGTCATCGGCGAAGTCGACGAGAAAATCGATGCCAAGAAGGTCAAGCGCGTTGTCGCTTGCTCGGGCAAGGTCTACTACGATCTGGTCAACGCACGCAAAACGCGCGGCCAGACCGACACCGCCATCATCCGTGTCGAACAGCTGTATCCGTTCCCGCACAAGTCGTTCGCTGCCGAACTGAAAAAGTTCCCGAACCTGACCGA